The following proteins are co-located in the Malassezia restricta chromosome II, complete sequence genome:
- a CDS encoding small subunit ribosomal protein S17, with product MGATVLTGIVTKAGFMAKTVTMTVSKLKMHPKLHKSYVRHSKYLVHDPDSVLTIGERIRAQACRPLSARKRFVLLERLGFQHGPEHADASHDDAARLRREKTEASMPAAQREWLEIEKRVRDEVRSSSTRK from the coding sequence ATGGGCGCCACAGTACTCACGGGCATCGTGACCAAGGCCGGGTTCATGGCGAAGACTGTCACGATGACCGTCTCTAAGCTCAAGATGCACCCAAAGCTGCACAAGTCGTACGTGCGCCACTCCAAGTACCTCGTGCACGACCCTGACTCGGTACTTACGATCGGCGAGCGGATTCGTGCCCAGGCATGCCGCCCGCTCTCCGCGCGCAAGCGGTTCGTGCTGCTTGAGCGCCTTGGATTTCAGCATGGTCCGGAGCATGCAGATGCGTCTCATGACGATGCCGCGCGCCTCCGTCGCGAAAAGACGGAAGCGTCTatgccggcggcgcagcgcgagtgGCTCGAGATCGAAAAGCGTGTGCGTGACGAAGTGCGCTCGAGTAGCACGCGCAAGTAG
- a CDS encoding serine/threonine-protein kinase 16, with translation MDLVRSALSHNELATRVYAYAQDGVLALLSCLDCADAYGTVCVNGVSYNVMQLLGEGGFSMVYLVRDPSTGSAYALKKMRCQHGDESLRMALGEIQSMQRFRGPHVLRLIDSAVVQDQEGRGAGSFLAGGFGRVPSDDVENPRSGKIVYLVLPYYQNGNVQDAIHAHIVHHTRFDERVMLSLFAGACEALKTMHHYVLPQPHIAAPPRAKADDDSLLFDAASTASDAYPPAEPMSLAPQDTQRVPYAHRDVKPANIMIDDDGVTGVLMDFGSTTRARIKISNRREAVAQQDVASVHTSMPYRAPELFDVKTDTILDEKVDIWSLGCTLYAMAYLHSPFETPSTVEQGGSIALAVTNGAYKFPDDDPYSPHIRDLITRCLAHDPQARPEIDEVLHDVYSALASI, from the coding sequence ATGGACCTCGTTCGTTCGGCGCTGTCGCACAACGAGCTGGCCACGCGGGTGTATGCGTACGCGCAGGATGGCGTGCTTGCGCTGCTGTCGTGCCTGGACTGTGCGGACGCGTACGGCACCGTGTGTGTGAATGGCGTATCGTACAAcgtgatgcagctgctgggTGAGGGCGGCTTCAGCATGGTGTATCTCGTGCGCGATCCGAGCACGGGCAGTGCGTATGCGCTCAAAAAGATGCGgtgccagcacggcgacgagtcgctgcgcatggcgctgggcgagaTTCagtcgatgcagcgcttTCGCGGCCCGCATGTGCTCCGCCTGATCGACTCGGCCGTCGTGCAGGACCAGGAGGGCCGTGGCGCCGGGAGCTTTCTCGCCGGTGGCTTTGGGCGCGTGCCATCTGACGACGTCGAGAATCCACGCAGCGGCAAGATTGTGTACCTCGTGCTCCCGTACTACCAGAACGGCAACGTCCAGGACGCGATCCATGCCCACATCGTCCACCACACCCGCTttgacgagcgcgtcatGCTCAGCCTCTTCGCCGGGGCCTGCGAGGCCCTCAAGACCATGCACCACTATGTGCTGCCGCAGCCCCAcatcgccgcgccgccacggGCCAaggcggacgacgactcCCTCCTCTTCGACGCCGCGTCGACGGCCAGCGACGCGTACCCACCCGCTGAGCCCATGTCTCTCGCTCCGCAggacacgcagcgcgtgccgtacgCCCACCGCGACGTCAAGCCGGCGAACATCAtgatcgacgacgacggcgtcacCGGCGTCCTCATGGACTTTGGCAGCACGACCCGTGCGCGTATCAAGATCTCGAACCGACGCGAAGCCGTCGCTCAGCAGGACGTCGCATCGGTCCACACGAGTATGCCATACCGCGCGCCCGAGCTCTTTGACGTCAAAACAGACACAATCCTCGACGAAAAAGTCGACATCTGGTCGCTAGGGTGCACACTCTATGCGATGGCGTACCTACACTCGCCGTTCGAGACGCCATCGACCGTCGAGCAGGGCGGATCGATCGCACTCGCCGTCACGAACGGCGCATACAAGTTCCCCGACGACGATCCCTACTCGCCCCACATCCGCGACCTCATCACGCggtgcctcgcgcacgaccCACAAGCACGCCCTGAgatcgacgaggtgctgcATGACGTGTACTCAGCGCTCGCCTCTATCTAG
- a CDS encoding subunit of COMPASS (Set1C), which translates to MDTKRKDAAALADERDAKRSLTGRAWSASASASPAPEDVKLYCVCRQAYDDDRLMMACDVCDEWFHASCMRVAEHDVELIDTFVCAPCASRTAQRTSFKVPCGHRACRRPARLPMSRYCSDACGLAEIRARMDVMHVSQDTHHITCAPKDARRGVVMWMHGDQAPREPPPGTSWGAFVRQHATRLDTREHDTAQLHTELKRLERQCAALHASLDLLSVRSKLLQHADDRPAGSACGFDARLCMDDEALAAWTLSPQGRAVMADQDGGSGAADVCDVPKRQCKRHADWSAIRAADLDVLRDIQTAQLSALSERSHALRIAMELHS; encoded by the coding sequence ATGGACACCAAGCGAAAagacgcggcggcgctcgctgaCGAGCGAGATGCGAAGCGCTCGCTCACAGGTCGAGCGTGGTCCGCCTcagcgtcggcgtcgccgGCACCTGAGGACGTCAAGCTGTactgcgtgtgccgccaGGCGTACGATGACGACCGCCTCATGATGGCGTGCGACGTGTGTGACGAATGGTTCCACGCGTCGTGTATGCGCGTAGCCGAgcacgacgtcgagctCATCGACACGTTTGTGtgtgcgccgtgcgcttcgcgcacggcgcagcgcacgtcTTTCAAGGTGCCGTGCGGCcatcgcgcgtgccgccgccccgCCCGCCTGCCCATGTCCCGCTACTGTTCCGACGCCTGTGGCCTCGCCGAGATTCGCGCGCGGATGGACGTGATGCACGTCTCGCAAGATACCCACCACATTACGTGCGCGCCGAAagacgcacgccgcggcgtcgtcatgTGGATGCACGGAGACCAGGCGCCCCGAGAGCCGCCACCCGGCACGAGCTGGGGCGCCTTTGTGCGGCagcacgcgacgcgcctcgacacgcgcgagcACGAtacggcgcagctgcacacgGAACTCAAACGGCTCGAGAGGCAGTGCGCGGCTCTGCACGCGAGCTTGGACTTGctcagcgtgcgcagcaaactgctgcagcacgcggACGACCGGCCTGCTGGCTCCGCCTGTGGcttcgatgcgcgcctgtgcatggacgacgaggcgctcgcggctTGGACCCTCTCGCCACAGGGCCGCGCCGTCATGGCGGACCAggacggcggcagcggcgccgcggacgTCTGCGACGTGCCTAAGCGGCAGTGcaagcggcacgccgacTGGTCCGCCATACGCGCAGCCGacctcgatgtgctgcgcgacatACAGACGGCGCAGCTGAGCGCACTATCGGAGCGttcgcatgcgctgcgcatcgCTATGGAGCTACACAGCTAG
- a CDS encoding DUF543 domain protein, with translation MSSDKPRLASEDVLNKKMDLCLSNTIVKTGIGFSAGVVLSVLFLRRRAWPVWLGTGFGLGAGYTDCERSFNPVAVPGVRILPSTANVAVPPSRFSQLQDRVGELLGHAREQATEAVEGTSDIRSAAHERFTDLTQSGKEQLEKQLSNLQESTHNIREKVAEAVSKEDDSKNHDSDKKWYVHAPREHEPCLACKVTGAAAMSCTGIAALLEARRLRQAAVVRQPRWCAFLFAVGVAGLGGGAARLWF, from the exons ATGAGCAGCGACAAgccgcgcctcgcgagCGAGGATGTGCTGAACAAGAAGATGGACCTGTGCCTGAGCAACACGATTGTCAAGACGGGTATTGGTTTTAGTGCGGGTGTCGTGCTCTCCGTGCTGTTCcttcgtcggcgcgcgtggccCGTGTGGCTCGGCACCGGTTTCGGTCTGGGTGCAGGCTACACGGACTGTGAGCGGTCGTTCAACCCAGTCGCTGTGCCGGGTGTGCGCATCTTGCCTTCGACTGCGAATgtggctgtgccgccgtcgcgctTCTCGCAGCTGCAGGACCGTGTGGGCGAGCTGTTGGGCCACGCGCGCGAACAGGCCACGGAGGCCGTGGAAGGCACGTCGGATATCCGCTCGGCCGCGCACGAACGCTTCACAGACTTGACACAGAGTGGCAAGGAGCAGCTTGAGAAGCAGCTGTCGAACCTGCAGGAGTCGACGCACAACATCCGGGAGAaggtggccgaggccgtgaGCAAGGAGGACGACAGCAAGAACCATGACTCGGACAAGAAG TGGTATGTGCACGCACCCCGCGAACATGAGCCGTGTTTGGCATGCAAAGTcacgggcgccgcggccatgtcgtgTACCGGCATCGCAGCTCTATTGGAagcgcgccgcctgcgtCAGGCGGCCGTGGTGCGGCAGCCGCGGTGGTGCGCGTTCCTCTTTGCGGTGGGTGTGGCAGGTCTTGGCGGTGGCGCCGCACGACTGTGGTTCTAG